The Candidatus Methylomirabilota bacterium genome includes the window TAGACGGACCGGATACACGCGCGTGGGGGCTATTTCATGAATATCGCATAGACAAATCCGGCAACAAGAAGGGCGATCAAGGCAATGAACGGAATGAACATCAACAGGTAGTCGCTGGGTTTGAAGCGCATATGATCTCCAGATCTGACATACCGCCACGATCATTAAGCCGAGTGTCGTTCCTCAACCCAGCTTACCGAGCTAACCGACGCGCCGTTGCTTGGCGCCCCCAGGTGAGCGCACAGCGAGCCGCGAGACCCTCGGCAGTTCTTCTCGGATCACTTGGCGCAATACGGCTTCCGTCACGGGAGACTCGCGCTTTCCCAGGAAGGCCTTGAGCGCCTCGTTCATCATGGTTTGATATCCGGTACCCGCGCGCTCCGCGCGAGCGCGGAACTCATCGAGCACCGTGTTGTCGATATAAATCGTGATGCGTGTCTTACCCTTCGGAGCGATCAGCGCGCCTCGCTTACCCTTTGAAAAGTCGTACTCAGCCCTCATAGTTCGTTACCTCACGTCGCGTAGCACGGCGAGCCGAAATGAGCCGAATGTCCTCGCCGCGAAGCGTATACACAACAACCAATACGTGTCCCGCACTCCCCATACCGACTGCGACGAATCGCTCTTCATCCGCCGAATCGGGATCCAATCGATGGATGGCGAGAGGATCGTAGAAGACGCCTTCCGCATCGGCAAAGGACACCCTGTGTTTCTTGAGATTGCTCGCGGCCTTTGTCGGATCGAATTGGAAGCGCACGGTCTAACTATATGTACGATATGCATACACGTCAAGAGATTTCGTTACGGAGGCAACTGACAGAGTTGCAGGCCGGGATGAGTGAAGCGGGTCCCGCCAATCCGCTTTCTCCCACCGATCCGCCGCGACTTCCGACGATCCCGCCAGGATCACTGGGTCGGGTGTCGTTCCTCAACCCAGCCTGCCGGACTGCAATGGGCAGTCTACTTGAACGAAATGTCATGCGGCGGCTTCGACTTCGATAAGCTCGCTGGATGAAGAGGGTTGCGGGATAGGCTGTCCGTCGGCCTTCAAGCCTTCCAGATGAAATTCGATTGCTTCCCGAATCAGGACTAATACTTCGTCCTTCGATTCGCCAGCCGCAATACAACCCGGTAGGTCGGGTACATATGCTCCGAATGATGTAGGGCCTTTTTCAACAACCACAAGATAACGCATGGCGACTCCTTACTTCTTGAGCCCCGCTTGTTTCAGTGCATGATGGAGCGTACCGGGAGGAACGTCCACGCTCGGTTTTCCCGAGACCGTCACAGTTCCAGGCTTAGTCGAGTGATGAAAGTGCCTGTGGCTGCCTTTCGTTCGAACTTGAAACTACCCGTCAGCCTCAAGCAGGGCAATGAGCTCTTTGACCTTCACAGCGACACGCTATAATCCTACCATGACGGGCCACTTGATTTCGAGATTGTATCTCATCATACCGTTTGAGCTTGTGAACGCTGCAAGCGAGTGAGAGCTTCGATTCCGCCGCACGTTCCGGCGCAATCGCCACGGTTCTTGAGACGGGTTTCGTTCCTTGAGCCAGCCTGCAGGACTACCTTCTATATTTCGGTCGTAACGAACGGCGGTGTATGCCTCACACCGATGAGCCCGTCAATGGACAGGTCTTCATCCACATCCGGCCAGTGAATGCCGTAACCAGCCGGGGAGATCTCGAAGTGTTCCCTCTGCTGCTGCGTCGCGGTGCGCAAGCGTTCTGACTCACCAGCGACATCGATCTGATAATCCTTCCCGTCGACTCGCAGGTACATGATGGTTCCGGAGAAGGATACGTGCTGAATGTCGTGCGCTTTATCCATATCTTTCCATCTTTCCCTCCTGCCAGGAGGAATGCCGCTTCTTCCAGGCTTTCCTCAGCCCGCCTCAGCCGGTACCGGATCAGCTCCCGCTTCTTTTCGTCGACCCCTCTGTGTCAATATCAGTGAGACACCTGCCTCCCGTTCAATGACGCGGTACAGCGGCGATTCTCCAAGTGGCCCCTCTTCAATTTCCCGCCTGCCGAAAATGACGACGGAGATCAGGCAGTCATGTTCGAGATTGATCTTGAACACAATGTCATCGATCTCAGACTCCGATATCGGATTGTACTCCTCAATCTCGATCATCACATCGATGTCGGAATCGGGTGCCGCCTCCCCACGCGCCTTTGAGCCGAATATACGAAAATCGAGAAGCTCGAACCGTTCCTCGAGCTCTCTCTTCAACTCCGAAAGTGCGGCCCGCTCATTATCTGACAACGCGATCGTGTTCATAGGTACAGTGTAGGCCAGCGACCTTCTTTTTCAAATTCAAGAAGATGCGTCTGAACCATCCTTCCGTTCAGGTCCGACACTGGATCGCCTCGCCAAGCGATAGTTTTAAATCATGCAGTCCCGCTCCTATCGTGGCCGTCGCGGGGGAAATCGCCGGTCCCACTCATTGACATACCCCGGCATACCCGGACGCCCTCTTCCGGGAACGTGCATGCTGAACCCAGGGATGCCGTTCCACTCCGGGTTGTAGCGCCGGATCAGGACATCTTCGGCGCGCGCCACTTCCCACATCCTTACAATTGCGAGAAACCGGCAGGTGACTTCGTCAGGCGTGATTCCCGCACGATTTTCTACCTTTTTCAAATGGTCTCTCAGACGGGATCGAAGTTCTCGAGCCTGACCGACGTAGACGGGCAGCCCACGTCGGAAAAGCACGTAGACGCCCGGTTGACGACCAGCTTCGGGTGCAGACAGCGGGTGTTCCGGACTGGCCTCCAGTGCGGTGCCCAACTGGTCTTCATAAGCTTGATCAATGTCGAAGTGGAAGGTATGGTTATCACACATGACAGAACGTGGCCATCCGGAATTACCTCTTTCTCACAATGACGGCACTTTCGTAGAGGGTTGCCTGGTTTCGTTCGCCTCGCCTCACAGCGGAGGTCGTGATGCTGGCGCCGACGCGCTTCGTGCGGATCTGCTGTACCCCCATCAGCTCGAACCCATTGTGACGGGCGATATCCGCAAGAACGAGGTCCGTCTTGATCTCGTGTCCCTGGATGATTGAATTCCCTATCACAACTACTCCTATACCGCGTCGCGCCAAAGCTCGTTTCAATACGCGACAGAAGCGGTCGCAGTCGTTGAAGTAGGCCGTCACATAGTTGGCCCACCCAGGCCCACCGTACGGCCCCTTGTCCGTACGGGTCTGACGAAGTCTGGCAAGCGTGCGAGCTAACTCGGGGTGATCGAATTGCAAATCCAACGGCTTTGCGGAACGGACCGTCTGCCAGTACTTTCCGAAGTTGGCTTCCTCCAGTCGCCGTAATTCTTTCGGAGAAGCTACCAAGGAGAGCCAGAAGAGTTGAGGGCGCGTGTTGCGGACATAGTGATAGTTATTCATATATGGGGGAGAGGTGACCATTAAATCCACGGAACACGCCGGTAACAGATCTTCTGTTTCCAGGAAATCGAGGTTGTAGACCTGCCCCTTTGCACTCGGAAGAGCTTCCACCCGCGGCTTGATCCATCGAATGTCGGACACCATATCGAAGAGCTTACGCAGAATCGTGGAGTGGACGTCCGCTTTCTCAATGAGCGGCTTCCCGGCCCCTGGCCGGGAGCCCAGACTTGGCTCATACGTGTAATTGGAGAAGCTTACCATCACGGAGCCGAAGGCCACACGAAACAGGTCAGCAATATCCGGGTCCGGAATCTCTTCGGCGAAGTTGAGGAATGCGAGAACTTGCGCCTCAACGGAGGGGCTGAAGAACGGGATGCGCGTCTCGAACTCGGCTGGCCTCTGTACGCCACCCGGCTGGGCGGCTTCGGCGGCCAGTTTCTGGTACTCCAGACAGTATGCCTCCAACTTCTCCAGATCAAGCTTGGGTGAATTCAGCTTGGCCTTACAAGCGAGGGCGGCATAGGGATTGATTTCGAAACCGAGGCAGTCGAATCCACTCAAGAGCGACTGGACCAGCGTCGTTCCGACACCGGCAAATGGATCGAGGACGCGCGAGGTCGCGCGCCTCCTGCGATCCTTCAGAAAAGTCTCGAAGCAATCCTGAACGAATTGCGCAGAAAACCCGGCAATCCACGGAACCCAGCGATGGAGCGGCTGTGTCTTATTGTCCGAAAACGCCGGATCGCGAAAACCATTTCCGGTTCTGACGTTCTCAACAAAATCAAAACCAAGCTGCCGACCGGCATGAGGACGTCCATAGGAGGCGGCCCCTTCCGAGAGCCTGCCCTCGGTCGGAATAACCTGCCGGTATGCAGACACCGGAGCCTTCCGGTCCACCCGTTTCCTTGTGCGTACCATACGGGAGTTACCTCTTGCGATCATGCGTCCGTTACCCCGAAGCAGCACAACACCGCGATCGCCTAAGAAACTCAGGTGCTTACGCCGGCTTCGTCAAGCTCTTCACCTCGTTAGACGGTATCTCGCCCCTCGAACGTCTCCGGCGCATGGCCGAGTGTGCTGACACGCATGATCTCATACGCAGGCGTATGCTCAGCCACCAAACCGATGAGCGGGTAGGCTAGAGGACGCTCAAGCAGTACCGGGCCTCCGCTCATGCCGCCCAGGTCAACGCCTACCGGAGGAATCGCAAAGCCATCAGTGACCATCCAGTACTCGCGTTCAAATTGACAGGCCAGGTGGTGCTCGCCGATACTCTTGACGCTGAGACGGAAGCCCAGACTTCGGAAATCATAGGCAGCCGGGCCTGGTTGGCGGCGCTGGAAAGCGGGGTACCCGGTGATGTGGACGAAGTCGCCAACAGCCGGACGTGGAGGGGGCCAACCGCATGTGGGTTCGAAGGTGGAGATGCCGATTAGCGCCACTTCCGCCTCTTCAAGTCGAAGGAACGCAATGTCAGCCTGTTCGTCCTCCCACACGATACGGTGCGCGGGCTCAAGGCTGGCGCGGCCAATCTGGAATACCACGCTTTCGCCGGTAGCCCTGCGGTCCATCCAGAACCGTACGACGTGTCGAGCCGTACCGAGATATGCCTTACCGTGAACTCGGAGGATGAAACAGCTTCCGTTTTGGATGACACCATCGGTAGCGGCAGGTGGGCCAACGAGTATGGCTGCAGTACGCTGAAAGACGAACTGGCCTATGGTCTTTCCGGCGGCCAGGATGCGGCGCTTGTCAATCATGGGAAGCTCCTCGAACGTCTCCGCCACGCCAGTCTCCTCCTGAAGCTGTCCATCGTTTGCGCACACTGGTCGACCTTGTGCCAGACTTTATCAGCCGATCCCCGATAAACAACACCTCGCACCCCCGGCAATCGCAGCACCATTTCCACATCTTATGAAGCGAGTCTCAGACGAGTACCAAGGACAAACGCTGAACACGACTTTCACCTTATCAGATTCGATGTGAAAGTCAAAAGAGGTGACAGGATCAAAGGCTCACCACCCGGTGCGACGATCCAAGGTCCGGTATTGGATCGCTTCGGCCAGGTGGTCGGTCCGGATCGTCTCGTGGCCTTCGAGGTCGGCGATGGTGCGGGCCACCTTGAGGATCCGGTCGTGCGCCCGCGCGGACAGTCCGAGCCGCTCGATGGCGGCCTCCAGGAGCGCCTGGCCGTCGGACCCGATCGTACAGTGTCGTCGAATCTGCTTCACACCCATCTGGGCGTTACAGAAGGTCCGGGTTCGTCTGAATCGCTCCTGCTGCGCGGCCCTCGCCTGTTTGACCCGCGTCCGGACCTGCTCAGAGGACTCCCCCTGCGAATCGGTGGTCAGCTCCCGATACCGAAGCGGCGGGACGTCGAGGTGCAGGTCGATCCGGTCCAACAGCGGGCCGGAGATCCGGGATCGGTACCGCTGGATCTGCTGGGGGGAACAGGTACAGGGCCGTTGCGGGTCGGTGAAGAAGCCGCATGGGCAGGGGTTCATGGCGGCGGCCAGCATGAAGCGGGCCGGGTAGGTGACGGAGGTCGCGGCGCGCGCGATGGTCACGTTACCGTCCTCCAGCGGCTGGCGCAACACCTCCAGGACCGACCGCTTGAACTCAGGTAGCTCGTCGAGAAAGAGGACACCGTGATGCGCCAGGCTCACCTCGCCGGGGCGCGGGTTCGTTCCGCCGCCGATCAGCCCGGCATCCGAGATGGTGTGGTGCGGCGATCGGAAGGGTCGCGTCGCCACCAAAGCCGTCCGGGACGGCACAAAGCCGCAGATGGAGTGGATCTTCGTCACCTCGATCGCCTCCTCCAAAATCAGGTCAGGCAGAATGGTGGCCAGCCGCTTGGCGAGCATTGTCTTGCCGGACCCTGGTGGGCCAATGAGGAGGATGTTGTGGCCGCCGGCCGCCGCCACCTCCAGCGCTCGCTTCGCATGCGCCTGTCCCTTCACATCGGCCAGATCGACGCCGTAGCTGGCGTGCTGGGCAAAGACCTCCTGCAGGTCGACACATGTGGGCGGAATCGGCTGTGCGCCGTTCAGAAACTCCACCACCTGCGGAAGGGTCTCGACCCCGAAGACCTCAAGCCCCTCTACCACGGCCGCCTCGGGGGCGTTTTCTGTCGGCAGGATCATCCCGGCAAGTCGGCTGCGCGCGGCCGCGACCGCCATCGGCAGGGCGCCGGTGATCCCTCGGACACTGCCGTCCAGCGCCAGCTCACCCAACAGCAGATGGCTCTGGAGGCGGTCGGGCTTGATCAGGCCCATCGCCGCCAGAATGGCACAGGCGATGGGGAGGTCGAAGCAGGCGCCCTCCTTCTTGACGTCGGCCGGCGCCAGGTTCACGGTGATCCGCCGGGCGGGAAAGTCGAATCCGCAGTTCTTGATAGCCGCCCTGACTCGGTCTCGGCTCTCCTTGACCGCGGCGTCCGGCAGTCCGACCATGTTGAAGTTGGGCAGTCCCTGGGCGATATCGACCTCGACGTCCACCAGGTAGGCCTCGACGCCCGTTACTGCGCTCGATAGCACCTTGGCCAGCATCGTCTCTCCCTTAAAAGATGGTGGTCCCCTCGCTGCTGAAGGCATCCCGGATCAGGAGGATCTCAGGCGCTCCTGCCTGGCCCCCGGGAAACGTAACCGCGACGACATCGAAGCGGCAGGCGGACCCGGACGATCGATGGCGCTGCAAGAACAGTTCCGCCACCTTGACGATCTGATGTTGCTTCCGTGGCGTGACCGAGGCCTGCGGCGGACCAAACTCGTTGGAGGTGCGGGTCTTCACCTCCACAAACACCAGTACGTCTTTCTCCTGCGCAATCAGATCGATCTCGCCCAGCGGGGTGACGTAGTTTTCGTGGAGGATGCGGAACCCTTTGGTCTGCAGATACGCCTTTGCCGCGCGCTCCCCTTCCGTTCCAAGCGCCGATCGCCCGGTTGTCATCGTTGGGTCTCCGTCATACGTATTCCCGAACGCCCTTGAAGCTCTTCCGGTGAATAGGGCTCACGCCGAATTGCGCAACAGCCGACAGATGTTCCGAGGTCCCGTACCCTTTATGTCGGCCGAAACCGTAGTGTGGAAGAGCCAGATCGTACGCCAGCATAATCCGGTCTCGGGCCACCTTGGCCAGAATGGATGCTGCCGAGATAGAGAAACAGAGACGGTCTCCGGAAGGGATCACTCGATGAGGAATGGCGCAGCAGGGGGATTGGTTGCCGTCGATCAGGACGAAACCGGGGGGTGGATTCAAGGCGTCGATGGCGAGCTGCATCGCCAGCATGGTCGCCTGGAGGATATTAAGGGCATCGATCATCTCCTCCTGAACGACGCCGAAGCCCACGGCCGTCGCTTCGGCCCTGATCGCGGCATCGAGCTGCTCGCGCCGTCGCGCGCTGAGAAGTTTGGAGTCGCGCACCCCCTGAATCGCACAGGTCGGGGGCAGGATCACTGCGGCTGCGACGACAGGCCCGGCCAGCGACCCGCGCCCAACCTCATCAACCCCCGCGATAAGCCGATGTCCGTCAGCGCGAAGGCAGGCTTCCACCTCTCCAGGCGGCGACGCGGCGATCTTCGTTACGTCAGCTTGCGCTCGGAGATACGCGCAGCCTTGCCCCTCAGCTTTCGCAGGTAGTAGAGCTTGGCCCGACGAACACGACCCCGTCTGACGCACTCGACCTTCTCGATCATGGGGGAATGGACAGGGAAGATACGCTCGACCCCGACACCGTAGGTCACCTTGCGGACCGTAAACGTGGCACCCAAGCCGCTCCCGCGTTTACGAATGACGACCCCCTCAAATGCCTGGAGTCGTTCCTTATCCCCTTCCCGCACCTTCACCTGCACCTTGATCGTATCGCCCGGCGAAAAGCTGGGAATCTCCCCCTTCAACGAGGGTGTTTCGACGCTTCTGATGACATTCATGATTCAGCCTCCAACATATCAGGATATACGAGGTGCGCACATCGCGCCCGTTACACCTTCAGTTACCTAACCGAACTCGTCCTCTTTTTCGATCTCCTCCAGAAGCCTGAGATCCTCTTCGCTCAAGGGTGCGTGCCGCAAAAGATCGGGCCGCCGCACCTTTGTGCGCCGAAGCGCCTCCTTCCGACGCCAGCGCCTGATCCGCTCGTGGTCGCCGGACAGCAGCACGTCCGGAACCGTACGCCCCTGCACACTCGGCGGCCGCGTGTAGTGGGGAAAGTCCAACAATGCGTCCACAAATGAATCATACCGAGCCGAGTCTTCATCGCCCAGTACGCCGGGTAGCAGCCGGATCACCGTATCCAGGAGCACGAGGGCCGGCAGCTCCCCACCCGTCAGGACGTAGTCACCGATGGAGATCTCATCGGGGGTCAGGAGCTCTCTCACCCGTTCGTCGAACCCCTCGTACCGGCCACAGATCAGCAGCAGGCGCTGGTGCTCGGCAAGCTCCTGGGCAATCGCCTGCTTGAATGGCCGACCCTGCGGGGTTAGGAGAATCAGATGGGTCTCTGACCCTTGGCGCACGCTCG containing:
- a CDS encoding CopG family transcriptional regulator, coding for MRAEYDFSKGKRGALIAPKGKTRITIYIDNTVLDEFRARAERAGTGYQTMMNEALKAFLGKRESPVTEAVLRQVIREELPRVSRLAVRSPGGAKQRRVG
- a CDS encoding DUF2442 domain-containing protein, with the protein product MDKAHDIQHVSFSGTIMYLRVDGKDYQIDVAGESERLRTATQQQREHFEISPAGYGIHWPDVDEDLSIDGLIGVRHTPPFVTTEI
- a CDS encoding site-specific DNA-methyltransferase, which gives rise to MDRKAPVSAYRQVIPTEGRLSEGAASYGRPHAGRQLGFDFVENVRTGNGFRDPAFSDNKTQPLHRWVPWIAGFSAQFVQDCFETFLKDRRRRATSRVLDPFAGVGTTLVQSLLSGFDCLGFEINPYAALACKAKLNSPKLDLEKLEAYCLEYQKLAAEAAQPGGVQRPAEFETRIPFFSPSVEAQVLAFLNFAEEIPDPDIADLFRVAFGSVMVSFSNYTYEPSLGSRPGAGKPLIEKADVHSTILRKLFDMVSDIRWIKPRVEALPSAKGQVYNLDFLETEDLLPACSVDLMVTSPPYMNNYHYVRNTRPQLFWLSLVASPKELRRLEEANFGKYWQTVRSAKPLDLQFDHPELARTLARLRQTRTDKGPYGGPGWANYVTAYFNDCDRFCRVLKRALARRGIGVVVIGNSIIQGHEIKTDLVLADIARHNGFELMGVQQIRTKRVGASITTSAVRRGERNQATLYESAVIVRKR
- a CDS encoding ATP-dependent protease (among the AAA+ ATPases, the YifB protease family belongs to the Helix 2 insert clade; unknown function), with the protein product MLAKVLSSAVTGVEAYLVDVEVDIAQGLPNFNMVGLPDAAVKESRDRVRAAIKNCGFDFPARRITVNLAPADVKKEGACFDLPIACAILAAMGLIKPDRLQSHLLLGELALDGSVRGITGALPMAVAAARSRLAGMILPTENAPEAAVVEGLEVFGVETLPQVVEFLNGAQPIPPTCVDLQEVFAQHASYGVDLADVKGQAHAKRALEVAAAGGHNILLIGPPGSGKTMLAKRLATILPDLILEEAIEVTKIHSICGFVPSRTALVATRPFRSPHHTISDAGLIGGGTNPRPGEVSLAHHGVLFLDELPEFKRSVLEVLRQPLEDGNVTIARAATSVTYPARFMLAAAMNPCPCGFFTDPQRPCTCSPQQIQRYRSRISGPLLDRIDLHLDVPPLRYRELTTDSQGESSEQVRTRVKQARAAQQERFRRTRTFCNAQMGVKQIRRHCTIGSDGQALLEAAIERLGLSARAHDRILKVARTIADLEGHETIRTDHLAEAIQYRTLDRRTGW
- a CDS encoding YraN family protein, coding for MTTGRSALGTEGERAAKAYLQTKGFRILHENYVTPLGEIDLIAQEKDVLVFVEVKTRTSNEFGPPQASVTPRKQHQIVKVAELFLQRHRSSGSACRFDVVAVTFPGGQAGAPEILLIRDAFSSEGTTIF
- a CDS encoding ribonuclease HII; the protein is MEACLRADGHRLIAGVDEVGRGSLAGPVVAAAVILPPTCAIQGVRDSKLLSARRREQLDAAIRAEATAVGFGVVQEEMIDALNILQATMLAMQLAIDALNPPPGFVLIDGNQSPCCAIPHRVIPSGDRLCFSISAASILAKVARDRIMLAYDLALPHYGFGRHKGYGTSEHLSAVAQFGVSPIHRKSFKGVREYV
- a CDS encoding 50S ribosomal protein L19, giving the protein MNVIRSVETPSLKGEIPSFSPGDTIKVQVKVREGDKERLQAFEGVVIRKRGSGLGATFTVRKVTYGVGVERIFPVHSPMIEKVECVRRGRVRRAKLYYLRKLRGKAARISERKLT
- a CDS encoding tRNA (guanosine(37)-N1)-methyltransferase TrmD, producing MRRYDILTLFPGFFQGPLSESILKRAQQRSIVQITVHDLRSYAHDRHAVVDDRPYGGGAGMVLKPEPILEAVTSVRQGSETHLILLTPQGRPFKQAIAQELAEHQRLLLICGRYEGFDERVRELLTPDEISIGDYVLTGGELPALVLLDTVIRLLPGVLGDEDSARYDSFVDALLDFPHYTRPPSVQGRTVPDVLLSGDHERIRRWRRKEALRRTKVRRPDLLRHAPLSEEDLRLLEEIEKEDEFG